CCAAtcttcattttcacattttcaaaaatgtgtatgtatgtttgctaaatacaataaacatattaaacaatatGACAAAGTACTGCtacagacatatatatatatatatatatatatatatatatatatatatatatatatgtgtgtgtgtgtgtatatatatatatatgcgtgtgtgtatgtatgtatatatatatatgtgtgtgtgtatgtgtgtatatatgcgtgtgtgtatgtatgtatatatatgtgtgtgtgtgtgtgtgtgtatatatatatatatatatatatatatatatatatatatatatatatatatatatatatatataatgtgtgtgtatatgtatatacacatgtacatatacatacatacatactccTCCTGATACGAAATCCTCATATTTTTGCCACGATACAATAATATTGCGATTGTtaataatattgcaatattctgcgatagaTTGCAGTTATTTTAGTTACGGATTAATCAGAAAGATAATTAGTCCATTCATTATGTAGTGTACAAGAGTCAGGTATAGTCAGGTATTAGGCCAAATTAATGTCCCTAATTCTTGACTTCGTGTAACAAGCTCACTGATGCAAGCAGCTGTTCACATTTGTATTTGCGAAGTTTTAACCAGCTAGTGTATTGATAGTTTTacacaataaacaaaatgataaaCTATCATGATATGAGTTGCTCATTTTGGGCATGCATTACTCCAACACTTACTGCTTTACTTGGTGTTTGTCCTAGGGGTATATACACGttaaatggaaaaatacaaTGGTAAAATGTTGCTCTCTACTCAACAGGGTCCCAACTCTGACTGTCTGGGGCGGCGTCGGAGGCGTAGCTCTGGTCCACTTCACAGACTGGCGAGTGATTTTGGATTATGTCCCCTACATCAACGGCAAATTCAAGAAGGAAGAGTAGTGGCGCTCAGGTTAGTCTCAGGAAATGGCGGAAATAAGAGCGCTGTAACAGAATGTGATGAATAAGGAACAGCTGAAACATGAGCACATTTTGTTATCAGCATCGTTACTTCTACACCTGCTGTGTCTTTCAAAGCCCCAAACCAGAACAATGGCACCAGCCTTCCACCCAGAGACCACAGGTAGCACAGGGTGGTGTACCAGCAGTCAGTCTAGTTAACACGTATGGTCTGTGTAGCCACAGCCTAATATCAGCTTAAGCCTCTATCCgatataaaaatatcaataaccCGTTAACGACACATCACAGCCATGTTGTTGCATTGTGTGACACACTCAATGGTTTTCAATGAACATTGCCAGTGTTCATTCAATTCTGAAACAGCTTAGACTGTGGCTGTAACTCCATGCACGGGGTCTCcatttctctctgcctctcttttctAGTTGACAAACTGAGAGTTAAAGAGATTTTGTGCATGCTTTAAACGTTCATGCTTTTGTTCACATCGGAACTGTTGTGACAGACACACTATTACAATGTCCCGAGTAGGAAAACTGCCAGATCATTTTCACCGGTCGactaaatgtaataaaaactatgtaaaaGAAGTAAAACTCTGTGGGTGCTTTTGCACTATATTAAGAACTCTGGTCCAACACAgtactttaacccttgtgttgtccttagGACAAATTggcccgttttcctatatcaatgttctttttaccgggtaagcggacaaagatggatggaaatCCAGAGACAATGCGGCAGGTAGTTTAGAGGCATCAGGAGCC
The window above is part of the Etheostoma cragini isolate CJK2018 chromosome 12, CSU_Ecrag_1.0, whole genome shotgun sequence genome. Proteins encoded here:
- the LOC117954764 gene encoding cytochrome b-c1 complex subunit 10 produces the protein MISKLIGQKYVSIAKSWVPTLTVWGGVGGVALVHFTDWRVILDYVPYINGKFKKEE